One window from the genome of Castellaniella sp. MT123 encodes:
- the tal gene encoding transaldolase → MSHQLDALRALTTVVADTGDFETMRAYQPTDATTNPSLILKAVQQDAYRPLLDRVLRDHPAAPLAEQADRLLVAFGREILAIVPGRVSTEVDARLSFDTQASIERARQIIALYESAGIARERILIKLASTWEGIQAARVLQAEGIRCNLTLLFSLTQAIACAQARVTLVSPFVGRIYDWYKKTAGADWNEAANAGPNDPGVQSVAHIYRYFKAYDIPTQVMGASFRNIGQIRALAGCDLLTISPALLGELAACTDPLPASLTVADAKANAPEWLASNEVAFRTQLNQDAMATEKLAEGIRIFTADAAKLDAMLGQTA, encoded by the coding sequence TGACGACGGTCGTGGCCGACACGGGCGACTTCGAGACCATGCGGGCCTACCAGCCCACCGATGCGACGACCAATCCATCGCTGATCCTGAAGGCCGTGCAGCAGGACGCCTACCGCCCCCTGCTGGACCGCGTGCTGCGCGACCATCCGGCGGCCCCGCTGGCCGAGCAGGCGGACCGTCTGCTGGTGGCGTTCGGCCGGGAGATCCTGGCGATCGTGCCCGGCCGCGTCTCGACCGAGGTCGATGCCCGGCTGTCCTTCGACACGCAGGCCAGCATCGAACGAGCACGCCAGATCATCGCGCTGTACGAGTCGGCAGGCATCGCACGTGAACGGATCCTGATCAAGCTGGCCTCGACGTGGGAAGGCATCCAGGCCGCGCGGGTCCTGCAAGCCGAGGGCATCCGCTGCAATCTGACGCTGCTGTTCTCGCTGACGCAGGCCATCGCCTGCGCCCAGGCCCGGGTGACGCTGGTTTCACCCTTCGTGGGCCGCATCTACGACTGGTACAAGAAGACAGCGGGCGCGGATTGGAACGAAGCCGCCAACGCGGGGCCCAACGACCCCGGGGTACAGTCGGTGGCGCACATCTACCGGTATTTCAAGGCCTACGACATCCCGACGCAGGTGATGGGGGCCAGTTTCCGCAACATCGGCCAGATCCGGGCGCTGGCGGGCTGCGATCTGCTGACGATCAGCCCGGCGCTGCTGGGCGAACTGGCGGCCTGCACCGATCCCCTGCCCGCCAGCCTGACCGTGGCCGACGCGAAGGCGAACGCGCCGGAATGGCTGGCCAGCAACGAGGTCGCGTTTCGCACACAACTGAATCAGGATGCGATGGCGACGGAAAAATTGGCCGAAGGCATCCGGATCTTCACGGCGGATGCGGC